Genomic segment of bacterium:
AAAACGGGTGGCTTTTTTATCCCAGTACCACGCTCCGGTTTCAAAATCGGCGCCTATGAGGAGCGGTACGGTATATTGTTCCTGCATCTGATCGATTTCTCCGAGAAGCTTGTTGGCATTAAATTCGTAAAGGTTTTCCGATTTTGTTTTTTCCGAGGGAGGTATGAGATAAATACCGCCGGGTTTGTATTTACGGATAAGGGTATTGATATTCTGCATATAGGCGGGTTCGAGAAAATAACGGATCGGATTGACACTAAGACAAAAAATCTGTCCGATCTTCTGCGGATCTGTCATGGTCGAAAGCGTATCGGCGAACCATGTGTCCGGAGTAGTTGTATTTACCTGTTTTTCACATCCGGTATGGAATAAACACACTACAGCAAAAGACAGCGAGAGGACGAGCGAGGCATTCTTTTTAAATCTCATGCAACCTTTTCCCTGTTAGATAAGATTCTTTGAATTACGACGAACAGTACGATGCCTGTGAAAATATAAATAAAACCATACAGACGCGGACCGAGAATGAGACGGCCGATTCCGAACAGGAACAGCCACACGCTCAGCGAGCCGAGTATCCAGTTCAGAAAGTCAATTCCGATATGGGGCTTCGGATGTATGAGTTCGCCCGCAGGTATGTGGTCGGAGATTTTTTTCCAGAGCGAGCCGCCGGGCTGAACCCGTCGATAGAAGTCCCTGAGATGTGCATCGGGAACCGGTTTTGTCAGAAAAGTGACCGTTACCCATGCAGTGGTGGATACGAGCGTCGTAACCAGCATGAGAACGGTGAAACCTTCATTGGTATCGTTGGAGTATCCCATGGCCATGAGAATGGAGGCGGTGATGAGTGAAGCGACCATGGCGGTTATCTCGCTCCATGCGTTGATTCTCCACCAGAACCACCTCAGTATGTAGACCAGCCCTGTCCCGGCTCCTATGGTCATCATGAATTTGAATGCCCCGACGACCGTGCTCATCATGAGCGTAACAATCGCCGAAACGATGAGGAGCAGGATGGTGGAAATTCGTGAGGCCAGCACATAATGTTTCTGGTCGGCGTTTTTGTTGATGAACCGCATGTAAAAATCATTGACGATGTATGAGCTGCCGACGTTGAGATTCGTTGAAATGGTGGACATGTATGCAGCCGCGAAAGAAGCGAGCATCAGTCCTCTCAGATAGGGGGGCATGTGGTGTATCATTACCAGAATATATCCGCCTTCGGGATCGCCGGAGCTGGGATACAGCGCGATAGATGCGAGCGCCACGAGAATCCACGGCCATGGACGGAGAGCATAATGGGCGATGTTGAACCAGAGCGCGGCAAGGAGCGAATTTTTTTCGTCTTTGGCGGCGAACATGCGCTGGGCGATGAATCCTCCTCCGCCCGGTTCGGCTCCGGGATACCATGCGGCCCACCATATCACGGCGATGTAGACGAAAATGGTCGTCAGGGGCATCCATGTCCCGTCGAGCCTGGGAAGGAAGTTGAGAGCGTTCGTTCCGTGGGGGGAAATCGCCATGACCTGATTTTTCAATGCATCGATGCCTCCGATATCCCTTATCGCAAAAAAGGCGAGCATGATGGATCCGGCCATGGCAATGATGAACTGGAAGAAATCGGTGACCACCACACCCCATAATCCGCTGAATGTGGAATATATGACCGTGACAAAAAGACAGATTGCAAGAGCGAGCCATTTATCGATTCCCATGGTCATCGAGATGATTTTTGCCATGGCTAGATTAACCCATCCCATGGTGATGCAGATTATGGGAAGCGCGAGGTAGAGCGCCCTGAAACCACGGAGGATGGCGGCCGGTTTGCCCGAGTACCGGAGCTCGATGAATTCGACATCGGTAATGACTTCGGCCCGCCGCCAGAGACGAGCGTAAAGGAACACGGTCATTATTCCGGACAGCGCCATATTCCACCAGAGCCAGTTACCGGCGATACCGTCTTTTACAACCATTCCGGTAACAGCAAGCGGAGTATCCGCCGCAAAGGTCGTGGCAACCATGCTGGTACCGACAAGCCACCAGGGGAGACTGCGGCTGGAAACAAAAAAACTCTGAATAGATGTACCCGCTTTTTTCGAAAAAGCCAGACCGATTCCGAGTGAGAAAAGGAAATACAGAATAATAAATGCCCAGTCGACCGTGTTGAGTACCATGGGATTTTTCCTTTTTTTAAAGGTGAATAAATCAAAATATAGCGCAGACAGCATATCTGTCAATGGTTTTATTCAGGAGAATACGCCGATTGAATGCTGGCTGTCGCCTGTTTTTAAAATTATCTCATTACGATGCTCCTTTCATACCTGCCCGCAAAGGAGCGGTATAGTGAAAAAAGGTGTTCTTATAGGGGGGACGTCGTTCGATACAAACTATTTGACTCAAAGTTTTAAAAACCGTATATTTAAAATCTATTTGCAGTATCTTTACACGATGAATTACCGTGATTTTTTATACTTCAGTCCCTCAAAGAGCCTGAAGATGTCCCGATGTACGGTAAAGTGGCTTTCGGTTACCCTGTACATCCGGATGAACCATAGACCATAAACACAAACCATAGACTAAGAATCAAACATGCTGAAAGCGATAAAAGGGACGAGGGATATACTGCCCGGTGAGACTGAGACATGGGGCCGGATCGAGCAGGTTGTCCGTGATACCATGGCAGTCTATGGCTATTCCGAGATACGGACGCCTGTATTCGAGGAAACGCCGCTTTTTGCCCGGTCTATCGGCGAGGATACCGATATAGTCGGCAAGGAGATGTTCACCTTCACCGATATGGGGGGGAGGAGTCTGACGCTTCGTCCGGAGGGTACTGCCTCGGTGGTCAGGGCATTTATCGAACATTCGCTCGACCAGCGCGGGCTGCCGCTCAAGGCATGGTACATGGGACCGATGTTCCGTCAGGAAAGACCGCAGAAAGGCCGTCAGCGCCAGTTTCACCAGTTCGGTGTCGAAGCGATCGGATCGCCGTCGCCTCTTGTCGATGCCGAAGTCATGATCCTGTTCGATAGAATCTGTGACAGGCTCGGTCTCGGTAAACTGACTGTTTCCGTTAACTCTCTCGGCGGGCCGGAAAGCAGGGGAGCATATCGCGAGGCGCTTGTTTCTTTCCTCGATACCGTCCATGATCGCCTCTGCGATGACTGCCGGAGGAGGAAAACGACCAATCCGCTCAGGGTGCTCGACTGCAAGGTTCCCCAATGCAGGGATATGCTCCGGGAATCCGGCGGACTTCCCCGGACACTCGATTATCTGACCGCTGAGGATAAAGCGCACTTTGAACAGGTCTGTGAATTTCTTGGCCGTAACGATGTAGCATTCACCCGCGACTGTTCGCTTGTCCGGGGATTCGACTATTATACCGGCACCGTTTTCGAGGTGCCGTATGGAGGAACGGGCAACGGCCAATCCTCGATCGGGGCGCAGTCGTCCATCATGGGCGGCGGCAGATACGATCGTCTCGTGTCGGAGCTCGGAGGGCCCGATGTTCCGGCTGTGGGTTTTGCATGCGGTATCGAGCGGCTGATTCTCGCCATGGAGAGTGCGGGAACGATCACGGCTCCAGTGGGAACGGCTTTTATATATGTTGTCGGCACCGGGGCCGGTTCGCAGGAGCGCGTGATGCGGCATGTTCAGGCGATACGGGAACTCGGAATTCCGGCGGATATGGATTACATGGGCAAGAGCATGAAGGCTCAGATGAAAACCGCGGCGAGATGCGGGGCGAGATATTCCGTTATTGTCGAGCCGGACGGTGACGCGGTTACTGTCCGCGACATGGAGAAATCCGAGCAGAATACGATGGTATTCGATGATTTTATCACAATACTGAAAAAAACGGTTCATTGAACAGATAAACTTATCATGAGGTATTGAATTGCGACTACGTAAAACACACAACAACGGCGAGTTGAGATTATCCGATAATGGGAAACACGTCGTTCTTTCAGGCTGGGTGCACCGCCGGCGTGACCACGGCGGTGTGATTTTTGTCGATCTTCGCGACCGCTGGGGGCTGACCCAGGTTGTTTTTAACCCTGAAAAGCATGCGGAAACCCATGCCGCCGCCGAACACATTCGCCCGGAATGGGTGATAAGCGTCAAAGGTATCGTGGAACCGCGCAAGGAAGGAATGACCAATCCCCGGCTCGAAACCGGTGAAGTTGAAGTGACATGCTATGATATAGAAGTGCTGGGCAGGTCCAAGCCGATACCGTTCCCGCTTGATGAGTACAAGGAAGTCGGCGAGGAAATCCGTCTCAAGTACCGGTATCTCGATATGCGGCGTCAGGAAATGCAGCAGAACCTCATTTTCCGTTCTCAGGTGGCGGCAGTCGTACGCACCTTTCTGCTGGAACGCAATTTTGTGGAGATAGAAACACCGTTTCTCATGAAAAGCACCCCGGAAGGCGCCCGCGACTTCCTCGTGCCATCGAGACGGACGTTCGGCTCATTTTATGCGCTTCCGCAGTCGCCGCAGATTTACAAGCAGCTTCTGATGATTTCCGGGTTCGATCGCTATTTCCAGATAACCAAGTGTTTCAGGGATGAAGACCTCAGAAAAGACCGTCAGCCCGAATTCACCCAGATCGACCTCGAGATGAGCTTTGTCGAGGAGGACGATGTTCTGCAGGTTGTCGAGGACCTCGTCAGGGAAATCTTCAGGAAGAACATGAACATGACCTTCGCCGAGAAATTTCCACGGATAACCTATGTTCAAGCAATGGACCGGTACGGTGTCGACAAACCCGATACGCGGTTCGGCCTCGAAATGGTCAATGTCGGCGATATCGTTCAGAAAAGCGATTTCAAGGTGTTCAGGAGTATCATCGAGAGCGGCGGGCTTGTCAAATCGATCAATGTCAGGGATGGCGCTTCCATGTCGAGAAGCAGGCTGGACGGGCTTATCGCTTTTTCGCAGGAACAGGGCGCCGGCGGTATGGCATGGATGAAAGTGACCGCTCAGGGACTCGAATCGAACATCGTGAAATTTTTCAGCGCTGAGGTTCAAAAAGAGCTTATAGGTAAAATGGATGCGGTTCCGGGCGATCTTCTCATTTTTGTCGCCGATAAACCCGCC
This window contains:
- a CDS encoding Na+:solute symporter translates to MVLNTVDWAFIILYFLFSLGIGLAFSKKAGTSIQSFFVSSRSLPWWLVGTSMVATTFAADTPLAVTGMVVKDGIAGNWLWWNMALSGIMTVFLYARLWRRAEVITDVEFIELRYSGKPAAILRGFRALYLALPIICITMGWVNLAMAKIISMTMGIDKWLALAICLFVTVIYSTFSGLWGVVVTDFFQFIIAMAGSIMLAFFAIRDIGGIDALKNQVMAISPHGTNALNFLPRLDGTWMPLTTIFVYIAVIWWAAWYPGAEPGGGGFIAQRMFAAKDEKNSLLAALWFNIAHYALRPWPWILVALASIALYPSSGDPEGGYILVMIHHMPPYLRGLMLASFAAAYMSTISTNLNVGSSYIVNDFYMRFINKNADQKHYVLASRISTILLLIVSAIVTLMMSTVVGAFKFMMTIGAGTGLVYILRWFWWRINAWSEITAMVASLITASILMAMGYSNDTNEGFTVLMLVTTLVSTTAWVTVTFLTKPVPDAHLRDFYRRVQPGGSLWKKISDHIPAGELIHPKPHIGIDFLNWILGSLSVWLFLFGIGRLILGPRLYGFIYIFTGIVLFVVIQRILSNREKVA
- the hisS gene encoding histidine--tRNA ligase produces the protein MLKAIKGTRDILPGETETWGRIEQVVRDTMAVYGYSEIRTPVFEETPLFARSIGEDTDIVGKEMFTFTDMGGRSLTLRPEGTASVVRAFIEHSLDQRGLPLKAWYMGPMFRQERPQKGRQRQFHQFGVEAIGSPSPLVDAEVMILFDRICDRLGLGKLTVSVNSLGGPESRGAYREALVSFLDTVHDRLCDDCRRRKTTNPLRVLDCKVPQCRDMLRESGGLPRTLDYLTAEDKAHFEQVCEFLGRNDVAFTRDCSLVRGFDYYTGTVFEVPYGGTGNGQSSIGAQSSIMGGGRYDRLVSELGGPDVPAVGFACGIERLILAMESAGTITAPVGTAFIYVVGTGAGSQERVMRHVQAIRELGIPADMDYMGKSMKAQMKTAARCGARYSVIVEPDGDAVTVRDMEKSEQNTMVFDDFITILKKTVH
- the aspS gene encoding aspartate--tRNA ligase, translated to MRLRKTHNNGELRLSDNGKHVVLSGWVHRRRDHGGVIFVDLRDRWGLTQVVFNPEKHAETHAAAEHIRPEWVISVKGIVEPRKEGMTNPRLETGEVEVTCYDIEVLGRSKPIPFPLDEYKEVGEEIRLKYRYLDMRRQEMQQNLIFRSQVAAVVRTFLLERNFVEIETPFLMKSTPEGARDFLVPSRRTFGSFYALPQSPQIYKQLLMISGFDRYFQITKCFRDEDLRKDRQPEFTQIDLEMSFVEEDDVLQVVEDLVREIFRKNMNMTFAEKFPRITYVQAMDRYGVDKPDTRFGLEMVNVGDIVQKSDFKVFRSIIESGGLVKSINVRDGASMSRSRLDGLIAFSQEQGAGGMAWMKVTAQGLESNIVKFFSAEVQKELIGKMDAVPGDLLIFVADKPAVVNKTLGAVRLKLGEDLDLIDRSRFDILFVTEFPLFEKDAETGEVVSMHHPFTSPMEEDIKFLDTDPLSVRSRAYDLVINGTEIVSGSIRIHDSDLQMRMLGKIGISPEDAQEKFGHLLQALEFGAPPHGGAAFGFDRFVMLLRGLGSIREVIAFPKTNQGISLMDNTPSEVTRDQLITLGLSVRKT